ACCCCCAGGACGACGCGGCGCCCGCGGAACGGGCGCCGCGGTGCGCGCGGCGCGGCCACGTGCTTACTGGCCCGAGGGGCGCAGGCGCTTCGACAGGTGGAACTCGGCCCGGCCGTCCGCCACCTCTTCCAGGGCGGTGGTGGTGAGCTTCTCGCGCGGCTCGTCGTTGCCGCCGCTCACGGTGGGGTCTTCCATCATCTCGCCGCGGCGCAGCTCGTTGAGGTTGCGCGCCATCTTGGCGGCGACCAGGACGCCGAGGTACTTGCTGCCGGTGTGGCGGGCGGCCTGGCCCGGAGTGACGACTCGCATTGCTCTCTCCTTGCTTCTGAACGGCGCCGGGGACCTGCCCCGGCGTCCGGTGTGGACGTTGCTACCCCCGAGCGGCGCCCAGGTACCCTTCGATGTCGCCGCACATCCGCGCGATCTCCGCCTGCAGGGCCGGAATGCGGCTCACCCGCCGCGTTTCCGCGAGCAGGATGCGCTCCACTTCGTCGACCGCGCGGGCCAGGTCGTCGTTGACCACCGCGAAGTCGAAGTGCGCGGCCTCGCGGATCTCGTCGCGCGCGTTGGCCAGCCGGCGGAGGCGAACCTCCGCGTCCTCGCTTCCCCGCCCCGCCAGCCGCTCCACGAGCGCCTGCCCCGACGGCGGCAGCACGAAGACGAACACCGCTTCCGGGAGCTTGCGGCGGATCTGCCGCGCGCCCTGGACGTCGATGTCCAGGAGGAGGTACTCGCGCCTGGCGACGGCCTCGGCCACGTTGCGGAGCGGGGTGCCGTACAGGTTGCCGTGCACCTCGGCCCACTCGATCAGCTCGCCCGCGTCGATCATCCGGCGGAACTCGGCGTGGTCCACGAAGTGGTAGTCCACGCCGTCGCGCTCGCCGGGCCGCGGGGGGCGCGTGGTGGCCGAGACGGAGAAGACCACGTCGCGCCGCCGCTCGCGCAGCGCCCGCGCGATGGTCGTCTTGCCGGCGCCGGAGGGGGCGGCCAGGACCAGCGGAAAGGTGCGTCCCGCCAGCCCGTCCGTCACTCGACGTTCTCCACCTGTTCGCGGAGGCGCTCGATCTCTTCCTTGATGGCCACCACGCGGTGCGAGATCGCCGCGTCGTTGGCCTTGGAGCCGATCGTGTTCGCCTCGCGGTTCATCTCCTGGACCAGGAAGGAGAGGCGCTTCCCCACCGGCTCTGCCGCTTCGGCCGCCAGCAGCTCGCGAAAGAGCTCGTTGTGCGAGCGGAAGCGCACCAGCTCCTCGTTGACGTCCCAGCGCTCGGCCAGGTACGCCACTTCCTGCGCCAGCCGGTCCGGATCCACCGCGACGCCGCCGGCCAGCTCCGCGATGGCCGTCCGCAGGCGGTCCCGTTCCGCCACCAGCCGCGCGGGCGCCCGCTCCTCTACCACCCGCAGCGCCGCGTCGATGGCGCGGAGCCGTCCTTCCAGGTCGTCGTGCAGGCGGCGCCCCTCGTCCTCGCGCATCCCCAGGTTCTGGCGCGCGGCCTCGTCCAGCGCCGCGCGCAGCTCCTCGGGCGTCACCTCCAGCTGATCCGCCTCGCCCTCGTCGCGGACGATGACGTCGTTGAAGCGGGTGATCAGCGCCAGGTCCGGCTCGCCCGGCACGCCCATCCGGGTGCCCATGTCGCGGAAGAGGGCGAGGTACGCCTGCACCCGCTCCTCGTCGATGCGCAGGCCGCGCGCGGCGGGGCTTCCGGCGGGGGGCTCCAGGCGCACGGAGCAGTTGACGTGGCCGCGCGCGAAGTGGGCGCGCAGCCACTCGCGAAGCTCCCCTTCCCACCGCGCGAGGGCGTTCGGAAGGCGGAAGTTCACGTTGAGATGACGGTGGTTTACCGTCCGCACCTCCACCCGAAGGGTACCCGCCGCGGTCTCCCGCTCGGCCTCCCCGTACCCCGTCATGCTTCGAATCATAGACGGCGGAAGTTACCCGGAATGCGGTGCGGGAGCAACCCCACAGATGCGGCGAACGGCGGAACTGCATGTCTCACGCGGAGGCGCGGAGACGCAGAGAGAACAACAGCAACAGCCTCACACAGAGGGCACAGAGGGAACCGCAAGCCACAGAGGACAACCTTTAGCTGTTTTCCTGAGTGGCTCTGTGGCTCTATGTGAGCCCGCTGTTGGTTCGCGAAGTCTACGCGCCGTCGTCGAACTTGATCCGCACGACGTCGCCCTCCGGAAACGACGCGCGTACCTCCAGTTCTCCGCCCATTGCGGCGATCGCGCTGCGCAGGGACCCGATCAGCATGTCGCCCCGCCGCTCCATGCGGGACAGCGCTCCCTGGCTTACCTGGAGGCGGCCGGCGAGTTCGACCTGGGAGAGTTCGCGCATCTCCCGCAGCTTGGGCAGCGTAAGCTCCATCGGGGGAACCGTCCTCAAACGCCCGCGGAGCAGCTCCGTTACTCGTTTTAGAGTGGCAGACTCGCTCGTGTAGATCTCGTCAGCGTGGGAGTCGAAATCGTCACCAGACGGGGTGGAAACGCCGAACCCCTCCTTTGGCCGCCATTCGATGGTCACGTGGTGCCCTTGAAGCTCGACGTCGAGCCACCAACTGCCGGATGGGGTCGCGGCGGGATCCATCGCCAGAGCGGCGGTCGGGAACCGTTCCTGGAGCCGATTTCTGAGTCGTTCAACCTCGTTCATCGCAACCTCCTTCGGAGAAGCCAACAGCAGTTTCAGACGACGTCGCCCTGATCGAGTTGCCAGACACTTCGGCCATCCGCGCCCGGCTTCTGGAAGTGTACGTAACCGTCGATCCCCTGCACCTCCATCGATCCGTTCGCACCGACGAACGTGTTGTGCTTTCGGCTGCGGTAACGTACCACCAGCGGATGGCCGGCCGCCGGGCGCGCGCTGTCGGGTTGCGGCGGGTAGAGGCGGCCGTCCACGAACCAGTTCTCCGGATCGTACGGAATGGAGGTGAGTTCATCCTCCACCTGGTTGAGGATGGTGGCGAACTGGGCCAGGACCTCCTCCGCAGAGGCCGCATCAGGTATTTCGGCCAACCTGCGGAAGACCTCCGCCAAACGGCTACTCTTCGGAAGTTGCACGCTCGCGCACTCCCTTTATTACTGCGGAGTAATATGTACCACCGTACGTGTCTCCGTCAAACGCTACGAGATGCGATGAGGGGCCGCACTTAGCAGCGCGGCCCCAACACGTCATCTGGCGAACACAACTGTGAAGTGAATGGCTCAAGCGGAGAGAGGCGGAGCCGCGGAGGACTTTCTCGTCCGCGGCTCCGCCTCTTCGCTTCGAGCCCATCGTCGTCAGTTCCTGAAGAACCAGCGCACACCGTACAGCGCGCGGGAGCCGGCGATGCGGGTGCCGGGAATGTCGAGGCCGGGGGCGTTGAAGGCGTTGTCCAGGCGGTAGAAGACGCGCACGTCCACGATGCGGATCTGCACGAAGAGGTTGAAGACGGCGTAGCGCGGGGTGAGGACCGTCGTCTCCTCGGTGGCGCCGGGGAGGGTGCTGCGGCCGCGGCCAATCGCCTCGATCCGGAACAGCGGCTCCAGGTTTCCGTCGCGGTACACGTTGCGGAACTCCAGCGCGCCCCGGCCGAAGTAGGTCGGCAGGTAGCGGCGCGTCACCGTGTCCAGGCGGCGGACGAACCAGCCGTCGAAGCGCAGGTGCTCGGAGAAGACGGGCGCGGAGGCGTACCCCTCCAGCGCCGTCACCGCGCCGCCATCCGCGAGGCCGGCGTTCTGATCGAATGCTAGGCCGTATGGCGCGACCGACTCCACGTCGTGCGCGACGAAGGCGGCGCCGAGCTGGTAGGGACCACGCGACATCTCGGCCCCCGCGCGGAGGCCGGCGAGCGTCGGCTCGAGGAGGCGGATGATGCCGACCGTGTCGGGCACCTGGAGCGGGGTGCGGCCCACCAGCCCGCCAAAGGTGCGGAGCGAGAGCGCGGTGTCGGCCAGGAACGGGATGGCGCGCACGCCGGCGCCGATCTGGCCAAAGAGCGTGACGCCGGCGAAGGGGCCGGCGCGCACCATCGCGTCCGTCTCGGTGCCCGCCTCGCCACCAAGTGTGCGGAGGCGCACCTCGCCGCGCGCGGTGAGCCAGGAGAGCGGCGCCAGGACGGCGCGTGCGGAGAGCTCGCTGGCGTCGGGCGCGTACGAGCCCTCGTCGCCGCGGTGCAGGCGGAAGGCGCCGGAGACGTTGCCGATGCCGATGTCCATCGTCGCGCGGCCGAACCCCTGAAGGGAGCTGACGTCCGCGTTGACGGAGTCGGCGGCGGCGGGCGACTCGCGGCTCTGCCCGATCCCCGCATCCACCCAGATGCGGTTGAGGAAACGCCCGCGCCCGCGCAGGACGATCTCGTTGCGGTCGAGGCTCTCCTGCATGAAGACGGCGCTCCCTACCTCCTGCTCCGTATCGATGGCGGAGCGGCGGTAGTCGAGCTGGAGGCCCAGGTCGGGGCGGAACTGGTAGCTCAGGCGGCCCATCAGCGTGTTGATGCTGAACGGGTCCTGCCGGCGGAAGCCCTGGCTCTGCGACAGGTCGAGCCCCGCCTGCATCATGAATCGCCGCCCCAGCGGGCGCGAGAAGTAGCCGCGCAGGATCCGCGAGTTGAAGTCGCCGTCCGCGCCCTCAATCATCGCGAAGGCGCGCGCGTCCGGGAGGCGGAAGGTGGAGATCTCCACCCGCACCTCGTTCAGGTCCCGCTCCACACGCAGCGCGGTGACGTCCACCAGCGGGATGCGCTGCAGGTCGAAGGAGGCGCCGTTCAGCGCGCGCATCTCCCAGCCGTCCAGGAAGACGCGGAAGCGCCCGCCCCCGCCGCCCAGCAGAGACACTCCCGCCGGGCGCCCGAAGTTGCCCGAGCGGGTGATCAGGATTCCCGGGATGCGGTCGAGCAGCTCCAGCAGCGTGAGACTGTGGTAGTGGCCCAGCTCCTCGCGCGTGAACTCCCACACCGCCGCGCCGAAGCCCGGCGTCCCGGCCGCGACCGGGAACTCGGGGAAGTTGGGCGCGGGCGTCAGCGTGTCCGCCGCCGCCGAGTCGCGCGCGGTGCTGTCGGGGCGCGGGCGGTCCGGCAGGGTGTCCGCGCGCAGCGCTTCGGGCGGCACCGTCACCTGGATGGTGTCGCGGCGCGGGGGGCGCACGGTGTCTCGCGGTGCCGGGCGCGGAACGGTGTCGCGCGGCACCTGCGCGGCGAGTGGAGACGCGAGCAGCACGCCGAGGGCCGCCGCGAAGGTTGCGGCGGCCCGGACCGGGGCGCGGGGGAGGAGGATGCGCGTCAACCCGTCACCCCGCGCGCGCCAGCACCCAGTCCACGAAGAGGCGCGTGGGTACCCCGGTGGCGCCCTTCACCTGGTACGACAGCTTCCCCTCGCCCCACGCGGTGCCCGCCACGTCCAGGTGGGCCCACGGGTACGACACGAACTCGCGCAGGAACCAGCCGGCGGTGATGGCGCCAGCCGGGCGCCCGCCGCTGTTCTTGATGTCCGCGTAGTCGCTGCGGATCTGCTCGCGA
Above is a window of Longimicrobium sp. DNA encoding:
- a CDS encoding YicC/YloC family endoribonuclease, yielding MTGYGEAERETAAGTLRVEVRTVNHRHLNVNFRLPNALARWEGELREWLRAHFARGHVNCSVRLEPPAGSPAARGLRIDEERVQAYLALFRDMGTRMGVPGEPDLALITRFNDVIVRDEGEADQLEVTPEELRAALDEAARQNLGMREDEGRRLHDDLEGRLRAIDAALRVVEERAPARLVAERDRLRTAIAELAGGVAVDPDRLAQEVAYLAERWDVNEELVRFRSHNELFRELLAAEAAEPVGKRLSFLVQEMNREANTIGSKANDAAISHRVVAIKEEIERLREQVENVE
- the gmk gene encoding guanylate kinase encodes the protein MTDGLAGRTFPLVLAAPSGAGKTTIARALRERRRDVVFSVSATTRPPRPGERDGVDYHFVDHAEFRRMIDAGELIEWAEVHGNLYGTPLRNVAEAVARREYLLLDIDVQGARQIRRKLPEAVFVFVLPPSGQALVERLAGRGSEDAEVRLRRLANARDEIREAAHFDFAVVNDDLARAVDEVERILLAETRRVSRIPALQAEIARMCGDIEGYLGAARG
- the rpoZ gene encoding DNA-directed RNA polymerase subunit omega — its product is MRVVTPGQAARHTGSKYLGVLVAAKMARNLNELRRGEMMEDPTVSGGNDEPREKLTTTALEEVADGRAEFHLSKRLRPSGQ
- a CDS encoding TonB-dependent receptor plug domain-containing protein, producing MTRILLPRAPVRAAATFAAALGVLLASPLAAQVPRDTVPRPAPRDTVRPPRRDTIQVTVPPEALRADTLPDRPRPDSTARDSAAADTLTPAPNFPEFPVAAGTPGFGAAVWEFTREELGHYHSLTLLELLDRIPGILITRSGNFGRPAGVSLLGGGGGRFRVFLDGWEMRALNGASFDLQRIPLVDVTALRVERDLNEVRVEISTFRLPDARAFAMIEGADGDFNSRILRGYFSRPLGRRFMMQAGLDLSQSQGFRRQDPFSINTLMGRLSYQFRPDLGLQLDYRRSAIDTEQEVGSAVFMQESLDRNEIVLRGRGRFLNRIWVDAGIGQSRESPAAADSVNADVSSLQGFGRATMDIGIGNVSGAFRLHRGDEGSYAPDASELSARAVLAPLSWLTARGEVRLRTLGGEAGTETDAMVRAGPFAGVTLFGQIGAGVRAIPFLADTALSLRTFGGLVGRTPLQVPDTVGIIRLLEPTLAGLRAGAEMSRGPYQLGAAFVAHDVESVAPYGLAFDQNAGLADGGAVTALEGYASAPVFSEHLRFDGWFVRRLDTVTRRYLPTYFGRGALEFRNVYRDGNLEPLFRIEAIGRGRSTLPGATEETTVLTPRYAVFNLFVQIRIVDVRVFYRLDNAFNAPGLDIPGTRIAGSRALYGVRWFFRN